Proteins encoded within one genomic window of Spirulina major PCC 6313:
- a CDS encoding Na(+)/H(+) antiporter subunit B, with the protein MKWVYIVAGIALYIKMLILPNPMLSVDPADIVTAVAQESGIPNVVSGIIFRNRLYDTIFEVIVFTIAIMGAKYLLANEQPYPTIHQFTDQPSVLLARLGATIAALVSLELAIRGHLSPGGGFAAGVAGGTAIGLVTITSSSDAMEALYKRWRAATLEKLAVLAFILIAIATLLGWNVTHGEFGALLSGGTLPLLNILVAIKVALGSWAVILIFIRYRGLL; encoded by the coding sequence ATGAAATGGGTCTACATTGTCGCCGGAATTGCTCTTTATATCAAAATGCTGATCCTGCCGAATCCCATGCTCTCGGTTGATCCGGCGGACATTGTCACCGCCGTTGCCCAAGAAAGCGGCATCCCCAATGTGGTATCGGGCATTATTTTCCGGAACCGTCTCTACGACACCATTTTTGAAGTAATTGTCTTCACGATCGCGATCATGGGTGCAAAATACCTCCTCGCGAACGAACAACCCTACCCCACCATCCACCAATTCACCGACCAACCCTCCGTCCTCCTCGCCCGCCTCGGCGCGACGATCGCCGCCCTGGTGAGTTTAGAGTTGGCGATTCGCGGCCACCTCAGCCCAGGGGGAGGTTTTGCCGCCGGAGTGGCCGGGGGAACCGCGATCGGCCTCGTCACGATTACCTCGTCATCCGATGCGATGGAGGCCCTTTATAAACGGTGGCGGGCGGCGACGTTGGAAAAACTGGCGGTGCTGGCATTTATTTTGATTGCGATCGCCACCCTCTTGGGCTGGAATGTCACCCACGGCGAATTTGGCGCTCTCCTCAGCGGGGGGACGTTGCCGCTGTTGAATATCCTCGTTGCCATTAAAGTCGCCCTCGGTTCCTGGGCGGTGATTCTGATCTTCATCCGCTATCGGGGGCTGTTGTAG
- a CDS encoding NADH-quinone oxidoreductase subunit K: protein MLEACIFATILCGFFGIILKKNFMMKIIAMDVMSTGVIAYYVLVAARNGLFTPIVGSAESGNYADPVPQAVILTAIVIGFSIQALMLVGVMKLARDNPLLDSREIEISNTPS from the coding sequence GTGTTAGAAGCCTGTATTTTTGCCACAATTCTATGTGGTTTTTTCGGTATTATCCTTAAAAAAAATTTCATGATGAAGATCATCGCGATGGACGTGATGAGCACGGGGGTGATCGCCTATTATGTGCTCGTCGCAGCTCGCAATGGTCTGTTTACGCCGATTGTGGGCAGCGCGGAGTCGGGCAACTATGCGGACCCTGTGCCCCAGGCGGTGATTTTAACGGCGATCGTGATTGGCTTTTCCATTCAGGCGTTGATGTTGGTGGGGGTGATGAAGTTGGCCCGCGATAACCCCCTGTTGGACAGCCGCGAGATTGAAATTAGCAACACACCATCATGA
- a CDS encoding monovalent cation/H(+) antiporter subunit G, with the protein MVTGLSYLCIGIGVVFWLWGTLPLLGDRSVLFKLHPLSVSDTLGSMSIVFGLLLKIPREWPLLILALLSLALWNTMLSYVMAYCVSREDSDDH; encoded by the coding sequence ATGGTAACTGGATTAAGCTATCTCTGCATTGGGATTGGGGTGGTGTTTTGGCTGTGGGGAACATTGCCGCTGTTGGGCGATCGCTCCGTGTTGTTCAAATTGCATCCCCTATCGGTATCCGATACCCTCGGCTCGATGAGTATTGTGTTTGGGTTGTTGTTGAAAATTCCCCGCGAATGGCCCTTACTGATTTTGGCGCTGTTGTCTTTGGCGTTGTGGAATACGATGCTGAGTTATGTGATGGCCTATTGTGTCAGTCGGGAGGACAGCGATGATCACTAA
- a CDS encoding DUF4040 domain-containing protein: protein MITNLPEDLYLLVIVALLPLSAIMLTVQVNPYNALVIRGILGAVAALVYSVLGAADVALTEALVGTLLAITLYAVAVRSSLVMRVGVLTAEVEADPEKFEAIYDQIRAMLSTRYLRLKVLSYETRADLDAALTVKELHGLCLRSPSPQPDQPPYELTIRLRSLHDLLSTELPHQTPPLTHLIPPSSTDTPAKSS, encoded by the coding sequence ATGATCACTAACCTACCGGAGGATCTCTATCTGCTGGTGATTGTGGCGCTTTTGCCCCTGTCGGCGATCATGCTCACGGTGCAGGTGAATCCCTACAATGCCCTGGTGATTCGAGGGATTTTAGGGGCGGTGGCGGCCCTGGTGTATTCGGTATTGGGGGCGGCGGATGTGGCCCTCACTGAAGCTCTCGTGGGGACATTGTTGGCGATTACGCTCTATGCGGTGGCGGTGCGATCGTCCTTGGTGATGCGCGTGGGTGTGCTCACGGCTGAGGTGGAGGCTGATCCGGAAAAGTTTGAGGCGATTTATGACCAAATCCGGGCGATGCTCAGTACACGCTATCTCCGTTTAAAAGTGCTGTCCTACGAAACCCGTGCTGATTTAGACGCAGCCTTGACGGTGAAAGAACTCCATGGCCTCTGTCTGCGATCGCCCTCTCCCCAGCCGGATCAACCCCCCTATGAGTTGACGATTCGACTGCGATCGCTCCACGACCTCCTCAGCACCGAACTCCCCCACCAAACCCCCCCCTTAACCCACCTGATCCCCCCTTCGTCCACCGATACCCCCGCCAAATCATCATGA
- a CDS encoding cation:proton antiporter → MIAATMLWVLCPFIAGFVIMLLPRLDRLLAVVAGLVSVGFGAQALGMRSPLSLQLLDSAGVTLQVDALGGYFILTNAVVTLAVVFYCWQSDRTSFFYAQLLMLHGSLNAAFICTDFMSLYVSLEVTGIASFLLIAYPRSDRAIWVGLRYLLISNIAMLFYLIGTILVYQTHQSFQFDGLVDSPPEALALIFLGLLAKGGIFVSGLWLPLTHSESDTPVSAMLSGAVVKASVLPLMRCGLIQDDIGMIVGLFGVGTALLGVICAVFEKDTKRMLAFHTISQLGFVLAAPAVGGFYALSHGLVKSSLFLSAGTLPSRSFKDLKQTPINFSLWLILAIASLSIAGFPGLIGFGAKVWTVKHLLPWQTWLMNIAAVGTAISFAKFLFLPRGPWQPLKPSFLAAQLLLLGGLVAGNGFYLEAYTLANLGKALITIAIGWLIYLGIIQRVTVKLPRAAEQFEHLIGAMSLMLVLLFWMALA, encoded by the coding sequence ATGATCGCAGCAACGATGCTATGGGTGCTCTGCCCCTTTATAGCGGGCTTTGTGATCATGCTGCTGCCTCGCTTGGATCGCCTCTTGGCGGTGGTGGCGGGGTTGGTGTCGGTGGGGTTTGGGGCCCAGGCGTTAGGGATGCGATCGCCCCTGAGCCTTCAACTCCTCGATAGTGCCGGGGTGACGCTGCAAGTGGATGCCTTGGGGGGCTATTTCATCCTCACCAATGCAGTGGTGACCTTGGCGGTGGTGTTCTACTGTTGGCAGAGCGATCGCACCTCGTTTTTCTATGCCCAACTGTTGATGCTCCACGGCAGTTTGAACGCCGCGTTCATCTGTACCGACTTCATGAGCCTGTATGTGTCCCTAGAGGTGACCGGCATTGCATCATTTTTGCTGATTGCCTATCCGAGAAGCGATCGCGCCATCTGGGTGGGGCTGCGCTACCTGCTGATCAGCAACATCGCCATGCTGTTCTACCTGATTGGCACCATTCTGGTCTACCAAACCCATCAATCCTTCCAATTCGATGGCCTGGTGGATTCGCCCCCAGAAGCCCTAGCGTTAATCTTCCTCGGCCTGCTGGCTAAGGGGGGAATTTTCGTCTCGGGCCTCTGGCTCCCCCTCACCCATTCCGAATCAGACACCCCAGTTTCGGCGATGCTGTCCGGGGCGGTGGTGAAGGCTAGCGTGTTGCCCCTGATGCGGTGCGGCTTAATTCAAGACGACATTGGGATGATCGTGGGACTATTCGGGGTAGGGACGGCGTTGCTGGGGGTGATCTGCGCCGTCTTTGAAAAAGACACGAAACGAATGCTCGCCTTTCACACCATTTCACAATTGGGGTTTGTTCTCGCTGCGCCAGCGGTGGGCGGCTTCTATGCCCTCAGCCATGGCTTGGTGAAATCGTCCCTCTTTCTCTCGGCGGGAACACTGCCCAGCCGCAGTTTTAAGGACTTAAAACAGACCCCGATTAATTTTTCCCTGTGGCTGATTTTAGCGATCGCTAGCCTCTCCATTGCCGGATTTCCCGGCCTGATCGGCTTCGGGGCCAAAGTGTGGACGGTGAAACATCTCCTCCCCTGGCAAACCTGGCTGATGAACATCGCCGCCGTGGGAACCGCCATTTCCTTCGCCAAATTCCTCTTTTTACCCCGTGGCCCCTGGCAACCCCTCAAACCCAGCTTCCTCGCCGCCCAGCTTCTTCTCCTGGGGGGACTGGTGGCCGGTAATGGGTTCTATCTTGAAGCCTACACCTTGGCAAACCTGGGTAAGGCTCTGATCACGATCGCCATCGGTTGGCTGATCTACCTTGGCATCATTCAACGGGTGACGGTGAAACTCCCCCGCGCCGCCGAACAGTTTGAACATCTGATCGGGGCGATGAGTTTGATGTTAGTGCTGTTATTTTGGATGGCGTTGGCATAA
- a CDS encoding Na+/H+ antiporter subunit E translates to MVNLLLRLGIWFLLTADLSVANILIGLVVSLLLPRCFTAHEPMREWLIIAWETVVALPQAYWEACQMILSPHRHESITMDRVRPNRSPRLIFLDIFLITFTPKTVVLKYHQAGQYEVHRVSDRKTP, encoded by the coding sequence ATGGTTAATCTACTTTTACGACTGGGAATTTGGTTTTTACTCACCGCCGATCTAAGCGTGGCGAATATTTTGATCGGCCTTGTGGTGTCGCTATTGTTGCCGCGCTGCTTCACCGCCCACGAACCAATGCGGGAATGGCTGATCATTGCCTGGGAAACCGTGGTGGCACTCCCCCAAGCCTATTGGGAAGCCTGCCAGATGATCCTCTCGCCCCATCGCCATGAATCGATCACGATGGATCGGGTGCGTCCGAATCGCTCCCCTCGGCTCATCTTTCTTGATATCTTTTTAATCACATTCACCCCAAAAACCGTTGTCTTGAAATACCACCAAGCTGGTCAATATGAAGTCCATCGTGTGAGCGATCGCAAAACCCCATGA